The sequence AAAAAGCGGGTGATCATCTGCAATGATAATGACAAGTTCCGACATTCTGGCCCCCTCCCAAGGGCGTTATGCGGTTCTTTCTCAGGACTGGTACACTCCCTTTGCCGGTGGTCGAAACACGCCCGGCTCCTCCGCCAAAGGTTGCGCCAATCGGTTCCTCATTACAAGAAAAAGCTTGTGGAGAGGCGGCCTTTCAGGCCCGCCGCAATAAAAATGCCGTGGAAACTGTGGACAATCTGCGAGCTTTGCGGCAAATCCCGCTGAGTGGAAAGCCTTGGAGAGCCCTATGCAGGAAACGCCCGCGGTCATCTATAAAATCGTGCCGGAGACGTTATGGAATGCGGCCAGGGCGAAGGGCGTGTTCGAGGGGGCGGCCATCGACCTGACCGATGGCTTCATTCATTTTTCGACGGCAAAACAGGCGGCCGAGACCGCCGCGCGGCATTTTTCCGGCCAGGTCGATTTGCTTCTGATCGCGGTCGACGGTGCGGCCCTCGGCGACAAGCTGGTTTATGAGCCCTCCAGAGGTGGCGATCTTTTCCCGCATCTCTATGCCCCGCTTCCCTTGACCGCCGTGCTTTGGGAAACGCCGCTTTCGCTCGGTCACGACGGCCAGCACCAGTTTCCGGAGATTTTGTGATGAGCGGATTATTTTCCTCTATCGGCCGCAAGGGCCTGTTTCTGGTCGATCCGGAAAAGGCGCATGGGCTGTCCATTGCGGCGCTGAAAAGCGGCTTCCTGCCCACCTGCATGGTGCCGCATGATCCGCGCCTGCAGCAGACGGTTGCCGGCCTCGTTTTTCCCAATCCGCTCGGTATGGCGGCAGGTTATGACAAGAATGCCGAGGTGCCGGGACCGCTTCTCCGGCTCGGTTTCGGCTTTACCGAAATCGGCACGGTCACGCCGAAGGCGCAATCGGGCAATCCCAAGCCGCGTATTTTTCGTCTGGTCGAAGACGAGGGCGTCATCAATCGCCTCGGTTTCAACAATGAAGGCCATGCGGCTGCGCTGGAACGTCTGAAGCAGGCAAAGCTGCGCGGCATCGTCGGTGTCAACATCGGCGCCAACAAGGATAGCGAAGACCGCATCGCCGATTATGTGCAGGGCATCGAGGCGTTTTACGCGGTTGCATCCTATTTCACCGTCAATATTTCCTCGCCCAATACGCCCGGCCTGCGTGACCTGCAGGCGCGCGAAAGCCTGGCCGCTCTTCTCAGCGCCGTGCTGGAACGCCGCAAGGCGGAAGCGGAACGCTTCGGTAAACGCATCCCGGTTTTCCTCAAGATCGCGCCCGATCTGACTGAAGAGGGGCTGGACGATGTTGCGGAAGAGGCGCTCGCCCATGACCTCGATGGTCTGATTGTCTCGAACACCACGCTCTCCCGCGAAGGCCTGCGACCCGGCCTGCACAAAAGCGAGACCGGCGGCCTGTCCGGCAAGCCGTTGTTCGAGCTTTCCACGGCGGTTCTCGCCAAGATGCGCCGGCGCGTCGGCGGCGATCTGCCGATCATCGGTGTCGGTGGTGTTTCATCCGCGGAAACGGCCTTGGAAAAGGTGAGGGCAGGGGCCGATCTCGTGCAGCTTTATTCCTGCATGGTCTATGAAGGCCCCGGCCTGCCCTCGGCCATCGTCAAGGGCCTGTCGAAGCTGGTCGCTCGCGAGGGCGTGGAGTCGATCCGCGATCTGCGCGATAGCGCGATGGACCGCTGGGCTGACCGCAAGCTCGGCTGAATACGGTCCGACGGGTAGAAGTCCTGCGTAAATTAGGGGAGGTCTTCCTGCATTGGCCTCTCCTGTCCTCATCCCTGTGCCTGTCACGGGATTCGGCCAGCCCAGGTCCTTGGGTTGAAAAGCCTCCCTCCGCCGCGCAGACATGCGTCGGAAGGATTCTTTTGACGAATACAGGAGTGAGGGCGGAGGGTATCCTCCGCTACCTCATGCGCAAAGCACCATGGCCCAATAGGGCCGGTTGCGGCTGGCGGCGTCATAGGCCACCGCGACGCCAAGACCATTATAGGGTCCGAGCATGTTTTCGAGATGGTGTTTCGAACCGATCCAGGCTTTGACGACACGCTCGACGCTGTCCTGCCCGGCGGCCACGTTTTCCGCGGCCGGAAGCGGCACATTGCCATCCTTCATGCGGATAAGGAAACTGTCGGTGAGGCCGATCAGATGCGCCATCTTCTGTGCCTTGACCATGCGGCCGGCCTGATAGGCGGCGGCACCGCTGGCGGCACCATTGATGGCGAGCGGTGAAAGCCCCTTCGAGCGGCGCAGATCGTTGACCATTGGAAGCGCCGCCGCCGTCTCATCGCGGGTGCCTGATGGCATTCCCTTGTTGGTGGGCATGGAAACGCAGGCGGAAAGAACGGAGCCGGCGGAAATCAGCACGAAGCCGCGCCGGGTAAGCGTCTGAAGTGATGTATCGGTCATGTCAGCGGCGATAGCTCAGAAGGCGCAGGATGATGAAAACGGGAATAACGATCGTGGCTCCGAGGATCAGATAGTCGCCGATCGCGCCCAGCGCATGGAAACCGCTGCGCCACAGGTCGACCACGAAATCGCGCGCGCCGTAGATGATGTTCCACGGCGTCAATCCGAAGATTGCCATCAGAAAGCCGACGAGCAATGAAACGACGAGCAGCTTCACCACGGTGCGGGCCACCGTATCACCCAGCATTTTGTTGACCTCACCGGCCATCAGCAAGTCTCCTGTTTTGTCCTGACATATGGGGCGCACCGCTTCGATGCAAGTTTTCGCGCATTATATCGCGCCATATCGGTCAATTCCACGCAGGGGCCATGAAATAGGACTTGAGTTTTTTTATGGCTTGATAAATGACAGCCGGCATCTTCTCAGGAATCATTGATGGCCCCAAACCAGTTTTCTTCCGGTGACGTCATTGCCGACCGCCGGGCCGACTATGCCCGCATGTTGGCGGAAGGCGGTGATTATCCCGCCGCCGCCGAACTTATGGAACAGGCGCTTGAACTTGCGCCACGGTGGACGGCGGGATGGTTTCGCTTCGGGGAATATCACGAAAAGGCGGGGGAGACCGCAAAAGCCGTGGCGGCTTACGAGAAAGTCGCCACGCTGGATACGGAAGGGCTTTTTGCAGCCGAACTGAAGCTTGCGGTTCTCGGCGCCGCCGAAACACCCGAACAGCCGCCGAGCCGTTATGTGGAAGGGCTGTTCGACGACTATGCCGACCGTTTCGAAACCTCGCTTGTTGAGAAGCTGGACTACAGCGTGCCGCAAAAGCTGGCGGAACTGATCGGCAGGGAGGCGAAAGGCAGCGCCTTTGACACTGTCGTCGATATTGGCTGCGGCACCGGCCTCCTTGGTGTCGAAATCCACCCCCTCGCAAAACGGCTCGAGGGTTTCGATATTTCCCAGAACATGCTGGCCAAGGCGG comes from Rhizobium rhizogenes and encodes:
- a CDS encoding DUF952 domain-containing protein, giving the protein MQETPAVIYKIVPETLWNAARAKGVFEGAAIDLTDGFIHFSTAKQAAETAARHFSGQVDLLLIAVDGAALGDKLVYEPSRGGDLFPHLYAPLPLTAVLWETPLSLGHDGQHQFPEIL
- a CDS encoding quinone-dependent dihydroorotate dehydrogenase; translation: MSGLFSSIGRKGLFLVDPEKAHGLSIAALKSGFLPTCMVPHDPRLQQTVAGLVFPNPLGMAAGYDKNAEVPGPLLRLGFGFTEIGTVTPKAQSGNPKPRIFRLVEDEGVINRLGFNNEGHAAALERLKQAKLRGIVGVNIGANKDSEDRIADYVQGIEAFYAVASYFTVNISSPNTPGLRDLQARESLAALLSAVLERRKAEAERFGKRIPVFLKIAPDLTEEGLDDVAEEALAHDLDGLIVSNTTLSREGLRPGLHKSETGGLSGKPLFELSTAVLAKMRRRVGGDLPIIGVGGVSSAETALEKVRAGADLVQLYSCMVYEGPGLPSAIVKGLSKLVAREGVESIRDLRDSAMDRWADRKLG
- a CDS encoding CAP domain-containing protein, yielding MTDTSLQTLTRRGFVLISAGSVLSACVSMPTNKGMPSGTRDETAAALPMVNDLRRSKGLSPLAINGAASGAAAYQAGRMVKAQKMAHLIGLTDSFLIRMKDGNVPLPAAENVAAGQDSVERVVKAWIGSKHHLENMLGPYNGLGVAVAYDAASRNRPYWAMVLCA
- a CDS encoding DUF6460 domain-containing protein, encoding MAGEVNKMLGDTVARTVVKLLVVSLLVGFLMAIFGLTPWNIIYGARDFVVDLWRSGFHALGAIGDYLILGATIVIPVFIILRLLSYRR
- a CDS encoding class I SAM-dependent methyltransferase, which translates into the protein MAPNQFSSGDVIADRRADYARMLAEGGDYPAAAELMEQALELAPRWTAGWFRFGEYHEKAGETAKAVAAYEKVATLDTEGLFAAELKLAVLGAAETPEQPPSRYVEGLFDDYADRFETSLVEKLDYSVPQKLAELIGREAKGSAFDTVVDIGCGTGLLGVEIHPLAKRLEGFDISQNMLAKAEEKDLYDHLGQADLSLDEEASGLFSPTLAQHRADLVAAADVMMYLGSLETVMPLVSALLKPSGFFAFSVEDAGDAEGFILRESLRYAHSKGYVTELLERTGFSLIEIRKTTIRKDAGKPLSGILFLARARG